One window from the genome of Diospyros lotus cultivar Yz01 chromosome 11, ASM1463336v1, whole genome shotgun sequence encodes:
- the LOC127813406 gene encoding protein VACUOLELESS1 gives MAAVSVAAEWQLLYNRYYRKPEIYSMQWKHVDLSRNKVACAPFGGPIAAIRDDSKIVQLYAESALRKLRIFNSAGVQIAETVWRNPGGRLIGMAWTDDQVLVCVTQDGTVYRYNIHAEPIEPNLSMGKECFENSVVECVFWGNGLVCINEANQLFCIPDFKNPRPGKLADPGLEEPPLCAAVIEPQYTMTGNVEVLLAVEDHVVVVEEDGIQQVGVGVGPLQRMAVSRNGKLLASFTHDGRLLVMSSDFSKIIFEYSYESSLPPEQLAWCGMDSVLLYWDDMLLMVGPYGDPVLYLYDEPIVLVPECDGVRILSNTSLEFLQRVPDSTVSIFKIGSTSPAALLYDALDHFDRQSAKADENLRLIRSSLPEAVEACIDAAGHEFDVSRQRTLLRAASYGQAFCSHFQRDRFQEMCRTLRILNAVRHYDVGMPLSIQEYKLLTPPVLIGRLINANKHLLALRLSEYLGIKQEVVIMHWACAKITASLAIPDATLLEILLDKLKICRGISYAAVAAHADKSGRRKLAAMLVEHEPRPTKQVPLLLSIGEEDTALTKAIDSGDTDLAYLVLFHIWQKRPALELFGTIQSRPLARDLFVCYARCYKHEFLKDFFLSTGQLQDVAFLLWKESWELAKNPMASKGSPLHGPRIKLIEKAQSLFTETKEHTFESKAAEEHAKLLRIQHELEVTTKQAIFVDSSISDTIRTCIVLGNHRAAMKVRTEFKVSEKRWYWLKVFALATIRDWDALEKFSKEKRPPIGFRPFVEACVDADEKGEALKYIPKLADPRERAEAYARIGMAKEAADAASQAKDGELLGRLKLSFAQNAAASSIFDTLRDRLSFQGVS, from the exons ATGGCGGCAGTGTCGGTGGCCGCCGAGTGGCAGCTTCTCTACAACCGATACTACCGGAAGCCCGAAATCTACTCAATGCAATGGAAGCATGTCGACCTTAGCCGCAACAAGGTCGCGTGTGCTCCCTTCGGCGGCCCCATCGCCGCCATCCGTGACGACTCCAAGATCGTCCAACTCTACGCCGAGTCGGCCCTCCGGAAGCTCCGAATTTTCAACTCCGCGGGGGTCCAAATCGCCGAAACCGTATGGCGAAACCCCGGCGGCCGATTAATCGGCATGGCCTGGACCGACGACCAAGTCCTCGTCTGCGTAACCCAAGACGGCACCGTTTACAGGTACAACATTCACGCCGAACCCATAGAACCCAATCTGTCGATGGGAAAGGAGTGCTTCGAGAACAGTGTGGTGGAATGTGTGTTTTGGGGCAATGGATTGGTTTGTATCAATGAGGCCAACCAATTGTTCTGTATTCCCGATTTTAAGAACCCTAGGCCTGGGAAGCTGGCGGACCCAGGGCTTGAGGAGCCGCCACTCTGCGCTGCGGTGATCGAGCCACAGTACACGATGACCGGCAATGTGGAGGTGCTCCTTGCGGTGGAGGACCATGTGGTGGTGGTTGAGGAGGATGGGATTCAGCAAGTGGGTGTTGGGGTGGGTCCTTTGCAGAGAATGGCGGTGTCGAGGAACGGCAAGCTGTTGGCTTCGTTTACTCACGATGGGAGGCTTTTGGTAATGTCTAGTGATTTCTCCAAGATCATCTTCGAGTATAGTTACGAG TCATCACTTCCCCCAGAGCAGCTAGCTTGGTGTGGAATGGACAGTGTGTTACTTTACTGGGATGATATGCTTTTAATGGTTGGTCCTTATGGAGATCCTGTGCTCTATCTTTACGATGAACCAATTGTTCTCGTCCCAGAGTGTGATGGAGTGAGGATACTTTCAAATACAAGTTTGGAATTTCTACAAAGAGTTCCTGATTCCACTGTATCAATCTTTAAGATTGGGAGTACATCACCTGCAGCTTTGCTTTATGATGCCTTGGATCACTTTGATCGGCAGAGTGCCAAG GCAGATGAAAATTTGAGATTGATACGCTCATCATTGCCTGAGGCTGTTGAAGCATGCATTGATGCTGCGGGTCATGAATTTGATGTCTCACGGCAGAGGACGTTACTAAGAGCTGCAAGCTATGGCCAAGCATTTTGCAG CCACTTTCAACGTGATCGCTTCCAAGAGATGTGCCGAACTTTACGTATCTTAAATGCTGTACGTCACTATGATGTTGGCATGCCTCTCAGTATTCAGGAATACAAG TTGCTTACACCACCAGTTCTCATTGGTCGTTTAATTAATGCCAATAAACACCTTCTTGCACTTCGGCTATCAGAGTACCTTGGCATTAAACAA GAGGTGGTGATAATGCACTGGGCATGTGCAAAGATAACAGCTTCTTTAGCAATTCCTGATGCTACCCTTCTCGAAATTTTACTCGATAAG CTGAAAATATGCCGGGGCATATCTTATGCAGCAGTTGCTGCTCATGCAGATAAGAGTGGCAGGCGGAAATTGGCTGCAATGCTTGTTGAACATGAACCACGGCCTACAAAGCAG GTTCCTCTACTGCTAAGCATTGGAGAGGAAGATACAGCTCTGACAAAGGCTATTGATAGTGGTGACACTGACCTTGCTTATCTTGTTCTATTTCATATCTGGCAGAAG AGGCCAGCTTTGGAGCTATTCGGAACCATACAATCCAGACCACTGGCACGTGATTTATTTGTATGTTATGCAAG ATGTTATAAACATGAATTTCTGAAGGACTTCTTTCTTTCAACAGGGCAGCTTCAA GATGTTgcttttctattatggaaagaGTCATGGGAACTGGCAAAAAATCCTATGGCAAGCAAAGGATCTCCTCTTCATGGTCCACGCATAAAACTTATTGAAAAGGCCCAAAGTCTCTTCACAGAAACAAAGGAACATACTTTTGAGTCAAAGGCTGCTGAAGAGCATGCAAAATTGTTAAG AATACAACATGAACTTGAAGTGACCACAAAGCAGGCCATTTTTGTGGATTCAAGTATTAGTGATACCATTCGCACGTGCATTGTGCTGGGAAATCATCGAGCTGCAATGAAAGTCAGAACGGAATTCAAG GTTTCAGAAAAAAGATGGTATTGGCTTAAAGTGTTTGCTTTGGCTACAATTAGGGATTGGGATGCCCTAGAAAAGTTCTCAAAGGAGAAAAGGCCACCAATTG GCTTCCGGCCATTTGTGGAGGCATGCGTTGATGCAGACGAGAAAGGTGAAGCTTTGAAATATATCCCAAAGCTCGCAGATCCAAGGGAGAGAGCTGAG GCTTATGCTCGAATTGGCATGGCAAAGGAAGCCGCAGATGCTGCATCCCAAGCCAAAGATGGGGAATTACTTGGTCGACTGAAGTTGAGTTTTGCACAAAACGCAGCAGCTTCATCTATATTTGACACGCTCAGAGACCGGTTGTCGTTCCAGGGGGTTTCGTAG